From the genome of Platichthys flesus chromosome 10, fPlaFle2.1, whole genome shotgun sequence:
GTATTAGACTGCAGGTCAATGAGTTTGAGCTGAACATCACTAGGTGCATTATCCACACTGAACTGTTTTGAAGTCTTGAAATCTTCTTGAAAACTCACCATGCAGTGCCCCTAACATGGATGAGTACCTGCAGAGGTGAGCAACTGATGGTGGGGCTTCTTTCAGTGTTGGCATGTGGTTGAGAATGTTACCCTTCAACTGGCTTGAAAGAAAATGCAACTCATGAAAGCCTTCACCAGGCTCTACATTTCATGTGCAAATAGGCCCATGCCTTGCAGTTTGgtatttaattcattcattaatgcAGTGACATCAACAGCAAATGCAAGATCTGCCATCCAGTCTGCATCTGAGAGTTCTTGGATGTCCTTgcctttcttttcacaaaacTCGAATCTCTGCTCTCAGGTCCCATGCTCGTTTAAGCACTTTGCTCAGACTGATCCATCCGACAGCTGCGTGGCATCCTATGTCCCCATGTTCAGTCTCATTCTCCTCAAAaagtgcaacaaactgtctgtgATTCAATGCTCTTGCCCTGATAAATTTAGTTCCAACATCAGTAACATGATATGTATAATACAATGCAAAAATAGCAATTTAATATATGGGTTAATTTCCCTCAGTTATCTGGCATCCGCTTCAAAAGTCCGAAATGTTTCCCTGTCAGATTTGGACAATCATCGGTTGTAACACCTGCCAGTTGGTCCCATTTGAGTCCCAGCTTGTCCAAGACTGCAGTTAACTCCGTGAACAAATCACTCCCAGTCGTCGTCCCTTTTATTGACTGCATTGCTGCCAGCTCCTCCGTAATCTCAAAGTCTTTCGTCATCCCACCTACAAAGATGTGTAACTGGGCTGTGTGAAGGTCATCACAGCTCTCATCCAGAGCcaaggagaaaaagtcaaaatctACCACTTTTTTTTGCAGCTGAAGCTCGAGATTTCCTGCGATGTCCTCGATCCTTCTTGTTACGGTTCGTCTGGAGAGGGACACGTTCTCAAATGCCTCTTTCTTCTCAGGGCATATTAGTGCAGCAGAGTCAACCAAACACTCCTTGATAAACTCCCCATCAGAGAATGGCTTACCCCTTTTGGCGATTTTGTAGGATATCATAAAGGTGGTCTTGACAGCTCCATCCCTGGATGTGGAGAGCTTGGTCAAAAAAACCTTGTTGCTTCTTCAGCTTAGCTAGCAAAGCTTCCGATGTCCGTGCACGTTCTTCATTGGTCAAGTTTCTGTAGGTCTCTCCATCTTTGTCTCGTAATTGCGATTCAAATTGTAATCCTTACGAACAGCGATCTTTTCTCCACAAACTAAGCACACAGCTTTCCCTTGACTTCAGTAAATAAATTCTTAGCAGTCCATGTCTCGTTAAAAACTCTACATTCTGTAttgatctttcttttttttatcgtGGGCTGACATTTTTGCGGACTAACGACAAACTCGCATCTCTCCGAAATACGGAGAGATGTGCGATCGCTTGCATTCAGGATGTACGTCTGGTAAAAAGGTTTCGATGGACCTATgtgggaaaagaaaaattaGTCGGGAGCTATTAGAAGAGCCGTACAGAGGCACCACACCCACACCTATATGCATATCTGTTCACATTCATCTCGACACACAAAGGCACCCTCATCTCTCCACCATCTATATTAACATTCTAATTCTCAAACAAAGACAACTATTATCTCTCCCACATCTAAATCCACACCTTTTCGCTAATCAACAGtaaatcctaaaaaaaacacagaacacacacacacacacagtaatttataagttatttattatgatAAAATACATACTTAGTAATGTCTCGTCCTTCCTGAAACATGGCCTCTGCCTCGGAGTCAAACGACATGTCGCTGTCTTCCTCTGATACGTCATCATCGGACTTGTCGCCATCACGCCGATAGATCAGATCCCTTTGCTTGTTCGGTCGTCAAGTTTAATTTCTCTAAACGTTTCGCCATAGTGTAGCTTCAAAACTCTCCAAAGCAAGACTGAATTCTGCACACCGATCTCAAAACCACTGCTCACTTACTGTTACGCACGGAGATGAGATGCTCTTGAAGCAGGTGTTCGCTGTTGTGCAGTGACTTGCTGTGTGTTGATAGTTTTCTATCAGGTCGCGGAGGACATGTACTTCCTAGAAAATGTAGTGGGCTAAACGATAAGTCAGTCATAACAAAAATCGACTGCAGTTGGCTGAGCCTCGCCACGTCAGAAGAAGGGCGCGTACTGTCTGTAAAAGAGGGCTCTCATTGGCTTTTGCCGAATGTGGACAACCCCTGCCTTCTCCAAATGGGTCGAATGAGCTGTCCATCTAAAGGTCAGAGTGCACCCTCCATTTTGAAATCCAGAGAGctgttttgtttactttctaGCAGAAGTTAGGAcggaaaaaatgtcaaagttggCACGTAGCTGCTGGCTACTCTGAGATTACGCATCAGCTGGCTGTGGCTATTCTTTGATGAAATGGTGTGCTATGGAGTGATTATGTTACTGGATTCGATCGTCTGGACCTTTATCAATGTACCAACACCGTTTTTGTTGGAATGTTATCGATCTGTGGATTAATATCATGATTCTCCGGTAAGTGGCGACAACTTTTTTCTAATTTCCGGTCTGACTGACGCTGAACTGAGACGTTGATTGTACCGGCTGTGGTGATCGGATCTTGTAATGGTTTACATCAGTGGAATCAAAAGAATCGTAGCTTTCTAACGATATGGTGTATTAGTACCGCagctctttaaataaaaatgtttgacgCTGATCGAGATTTACGGGCCGCGATAGCACAAGACGTTAAGACGTAATGAAATGTTACAGCAGAGCGATGGGCACCCAAAACACAGCCCCGGCCCTCTAGCAGCACCGGACAGTCACGAGTCGTGCCACACTGACGGCagttgtaataataatacagaagTTATAACAGAATTGGTCAATAACGAGGGGAAGTCTTCCTCggttcttccttgatggtgcaCAGGTGTAGTACCTCCCTCTTGGTACTGGAATAAGGATATGACGAGCAGCTGCTCCCAAtctcgctcctcctctgataGTTGCTGGGCCAAATCTTCAGTTCATGACAGTTTAGAAAAAGGTATAAACAAGCCTTGACTCAGCTGACGCCTTGTGGATCggtgttgttgttcattggagtcagaatattgtgttcctgctgtatgttctgtttgtgtaaacatgcGCATCCTCCAAACCAAAACAACTCCACTCTCTCTTACCCCCAGAACTCTAATGGAgttatgctttaatataaaaagctAGAATTGAAAACAAGTTAAAGTACAGTGTATTGTATGCCACAGGTTTATCCCACAACAGGCAGCGGCTCTTATCAGACCTCTTATAAAGACAagtgtgagactgaccagcgatgtgacgcacacacattctaaaCGAACTTCAAGATGAACACTAAGCAGCAACGGTTATAAGAAGTTACTATGTGAGGAccatatatctatatctaggatatatatatatgtctggCCCAAACTGCTCCTGCCCCCAACCTCCTGCTTTATTGTTTAGAGAACAGTTCCATAAatatcttcacagacacacacagagaaaatacaaatttaaaatccCAACAGTCGTAACACCAGCTGTAAACGACCTCAACATCTCTGCCTCTTGAATGTGATCATTCAAAGATCTCAACAGTTGacattaaacaacacaacacaatttttttcaaaacacttcaggaaactctgaaatgataaacgtgtgtatttgtgtttcagtgtgtcatGCAGACGTCCAGCTactgatggtgaataaagaagaggttccccctgagcagcagctgtggagcccccttgtggaccaggaggacccagagcccccccacattaaagaagagcaggaggaaccaTGGACCActcaggatggacagcagcttataggactggaggaggctgatatcaagttcacattgactcctgtcgctgtgaagagtgaagaagatgaagagaaacttaaatCGTCAAAGCTTCATCCGAGTGAGAGGACGGAGAACAGAgcggactgtggaggaccagaGCCAGCCAGGAACTTAAGTCCTGATGGACGTTTACAaccaggtcctgaggacaaggctgaagactcttctgagactgaagtcagtgaggatgattggatggagaccagggaacctcagactggtttaaatacaagaaataacacaaagccTTTAAGTGATATGGGatgtaagacagaaaaaaaaacatttagttgctctgagtgtggtaaaagatttagccATAGTTGCCATCTAAATAGACATaagaggagtcatacaggagagaaaccgtttagttgctcggagtgtggtaaaagatttagtgAAAGGggcaatctaaatacacatatgaggagtcatacaggagagaaaccgtttagttgctctgagtgtggtaaaagatttaaattaagttgcaatctaaataaacatatgaggattcatacaggagagaaaccgtttagttgctctgagtgcaGTAGAAGATTTAACCTAAGGGGCCATCTAAATGCACATATGAGgactcatacaggagagaaaccgtttagttgctcggagtgtggtaaaagatttagtgAAAGGggcaatctaaatacacatatgaggagtcatacaggagagaaaccgtttagttgctctaagtgtggtaaaagattttgCCATAGTTGCCATCTAGAaacacatatgaggattcatacaggagagaaaccgtatAGTTGCTCTGAGTGCAGTAGAAGATTTAATAGAAGAGGCAGTCTAAAtatacatatgaggattcatacaggagagaaaccgtttagttgctctgagtgtggtaaaagatttagccACAGTTGCGTTCTAAATAGACATAAGaagagtcatacaggagagaaaccggtTAGTTgatctgagtgtggtaaaagatttaagaTTCAGTCCTACTGTACGAGACTTGTGAGGATTCATAAAGGAGAGAAGTGATTCAGTTGCAAACTTTGCAACAAAAGTTTAATTAGGATTTATCAGCagaaattcattttaaacatattCTTAGTTCACTGTTTTAAATAGAATATTAACAGTTTTTGTGTCCGTAGAAAATATAATTCATTGAACAACACGAAAGATTTTTGTTTATACATCTTTTTTTCTACTGATTTCTACataaattatcttttttaataatgtccatgtcattttaaggttaaagtgGGTTCCTTGCACAGAATAAATGTGTGTTCTTAACAAGTTCatatgattaaatatgtttgttttagtgATGGTGAGATGAAGCTTTGAATCTTTCCATCCAATAGGTTCGCTCATGGGCTGAAGCTTCATGgtgcttcatttgctctacttcgccatcaagtggacattGAATGTAATGAAGATCGGTATATCAGGGTTCTCGTCGGGGCTCTCgggggcaccgttgagccattttgccacgcccctTGAAAaatcctccagaatacgtataTTTTAACCACTTTCTAATTTCTGAAAATTTTgttaagaatttgagcatgttaaagccctaaaaaagccaattcatttaactgaataacaatcataataataattcttacaatttcaatagcgcctcactgtctgtcagtgcttgGGCCCTCATTAAAATGACACTatggctttggtgtgtgaagctttgaattgaataaatgaatgcatGAGGTTTGTGATGccaatgaataaatgatgacCTTATTAATATGGTGCCTGTCTTTTTGATACAATGGTGGGGTCAAAATCGAAAGTGGTTTTGATGTGAATATGCTTGTGTTACTTGGTTTGTGACTGTGCTTATCTGTGTGGGGACAAAATGTAACACGTACAATAGtgattactttttatttattttgatttataaacCACTGCTTTTCAACAGTGCTGAGTTTCAGgtggtttctttttttggaaATAAGGTCGCCTGCTGTTATGCACAGCTTCAAGAAGAGTAAAGCTCAGCACAGTGTTCCTTTTCCAGTTCCTTTGTTGATGAAATAATTTGTTCCCTTCATTTGTAGTTGTGTAACAGAGATAAGAATGTACTGTATTTATACAgagatgtattttatttaatgcgGTCGCCATTTTGTTTTCGCGCCAATTAGTTTGGCAGCTTTTAATGTAATTTGATTCTATTTTGTAGACTTTTGTATGGAGCAAAAAGGTTTCTGTTGGTTTCCGCTGGTATGTGGGTTTCCTTTTTGATTAAATAACTGTTTGCCCAACAATTTGTTACTGGTGTGTGTAGTTTTATGTAATAGATAAGGTTGTGTATAGTGTGTTTTATATACTAAGAGAAAAGTATGAGTGCAATTTTGTTACACTGAGGACTTTTGTATGGAGCAAAAAGGTTTCTGTTGGTTTCTGCAGGTGTCTGCAGCAAAATAAAGAACCCAAAACCAAGTCCTGAATCTCGTGTTCACAGCTGTTACAGTTGCAACCCTtggataatgataataatgatgaaataTCTTCTTTTCAAGACATCTATGAAAAGAAACTGAGCAGTGGTGGTGCCTGTTTAACTGAGGATTTTGTATCAGTGGTCACATCAGGTTTGATTGTCttaattatttcaatatttttctgGGGTTAATGACAAACATTAATGCTTCTTTTATAATGTTCTCTAGGTCAGCGGAAAGCCTATGAGCTGTTATCGTTTCTTTCCAGCAGTAGTGTCTTGTCGAAGTCGATGTTCGAAGAGAGGAGACCCGGACCCAGTACTTacaagtataatgtttattacacaagagtactacaggtcaggacgagctctAAAGACTCAGAGATAAcacacagccaaatggtgaaaatctGACTTGACTCTGCAAGGTAAGGCGTTATATAGGGGAGTTGTTTACCACAAACCTAGAGATATGATGACGTCACACAACCGGGCcttctgcctaaatttgggaatgtGTCGTACCTTAAGATTTAACGACGACTAAAAATCTATTTCACTCTCCCTTATTCCTATTTGCTACCCAACCTGCTGAGTCATTTAGCTTCTCCATTCAATGAAACTGGGCCTTGTTTAAAATAGTATCACACTAGTTAAACAAACTCACTCAACCAGTCCAATTAAAATCCAACTggatttcaa
Proteins encoded in this window:
- the LOC133961783 gene encoding uncharacterized protein LOC133961783 isoform X2; its protein translation is MSLSAQTERRNMSAMQLLRVLVHERINAAAEDFLLQVEEGGGKARVPELRAMLTERLAAAGEQILAGLEETLLESEERVERTERSQREVCRQRRLLDAAMQPVVRLHRAVCHADVQLLMVNKEEVPPEQQLWSPLVDQEDPEPPHIKEEQEEPWTTQDGQQLIGLEEADIKFTLTPVAVKSEEDEEKLKSSKLHPSERTENRADCGGPEPARNLSPDGRLQPGPEDKAEDSSETEVRSWAEASWCFICSTSPSSGH
- the LOC133961783 gene encoding zinc finger protein ZFP2-like isoform X1, with the translated sequence MSLSAQTERRNMSAMQLLRVLVHERINAAAEDFLLQVEEGGGKARVPELRAMLTERLAAAGEQILAGLEETLLESEERVERTERSQREVCRQRRLLDAAMQPVVRLHRAVCHADVQLLMVNKEEVPPEQQLWSPLVDQEDPEPPHIKEEQEEPWTTQDGQQLIGLEEADIKFTLTPVAVKSEEDEEKLKSSKLHPSERTENRADCGGPEPARNLSPDGRLQPGPEDKAEDSSETEVSEDDWMETREPQTGLNTRNNTKPLSDMGCKTEKKTFSCSECGKRFSHSCHLNRHKRSHTGEKPFSCSECGKRFSERGNLNTHMRSHTGEKPFSCSECGKRFKLSCNLNKHMRIHTGEKPFSCSECSRRFNLRGHLNAHMRTHTGEKPFSCSECGKRFSERGNLNTHMRSHTGEKPFSCSKCGKRFCHSCHLETHMRIHTGEKPYSCSECSRRFNRRGSLNIHMRIHTGEKPFSCSECGKRFSHSCVLNRHKKSHTGEKPVS